CTGCATGtacctctggtcttcacacacatgaacacacaggaacacatgcacatacccacaataacaaatacatttaacacacacacttaacacaccattcacacacataaattttaaacCAGATGACTCATGACACCTCCATATGGTTTTCCTACTTTGCACTACTTTACAGTGATTAAGTGCTAACTGAGCATCACCTCTCTTCAGACTGAAGGTAGGTTATCAGGTTAGGGTCACTGTCAGTCAGGCATTCTAGTTTACTGACTTGTTCCACATGAACCTTGATAATTTAAAAGGCACAGAGGTGTTGAATCCAAGTCcttaaagaaaaatcatgagTCCCCAACAGTTTGCttataaacaaaataatgaaaactttaacaTATACATGAACCCTCAAACTAGCAAATAATTACTGTTTTAACAATGCAATCACATCTACAAACTATTTTAATGTGAACAAatagttataaaaataatcacaattTAGTATTGCACACTCAGGATCCTGGAACTTGGAAATGTAGAGCAGGGAGATTTTGCATTTGAGGGCACCATGGGCTGCAGTGAAatgatgaagaaaggaaggaaggatggaaggaatggTTAGAAAATGTTTTTGGGTTTCAAGAAAATAACCACACAAATCAAAGCATTTGATTTGTGCATTGCAAAAAGTTTCACTTCTGCAGAAGGATGCTCAGCCATGTCAAATCAAGCAGGCAAGCATATACAGTGGAAGTTTTTATTTCTAAGTGAAAAGGGGCCCTTGTGCATGATGATTATGACCTCTTTTGCCTGCTTGAGAGACCAATCAAAAAGTTTTTTGCATTTAAGTGGATGTGTATGTATTTACTGAAAGAACACCAAACCTTTGTATCCACGTCTGTAGTATGTATCAAAATTTCATAATGAAACATTGTGTTCTGCagtttgtattttcaaaaaacattacacttcaaagatttttttaataactgattTTCTGAGAATTCCCACTAAAATTAATAACTGGTGGTTGTGTATGTCTGCAGTAACTATTCAGGAGGATGAGAAAGGACATTGGTTAAATGTGACACTAACCTGGGGTACATATTAgggttctgtctcaaaaataaaatttctgccTGGACCTTAGGCATTTGTTCAAGTCACCATCTGATGCCCTGCCTACTTGATTCATGCTTAttcatctttttctgcttttctacaTCTTCTACGTGTGACTTTAAATAATTATTACATTcacttgtttacttatttgtatgtaaatgtaGGTTcatatttggaggtcagaggacagtttatgagacttggttctctccttccaccacatgatTCCTGGCATTGAACTCAAGATATTGGGCTTTATGACAGGCCCATTTACTTTCTGAGGCATTTGTACTGGTCCCTACATGTGACTTTGTACTAtgcattcttcttttttaaactttttacacttacgtgtgtgtgtgtgtgtgtgtgtgtgtgtgtgtgtgtgtgtgtgtatttgtgagtatGCACATTCCACAATATGTATGgcggggtcagaggacagcttgcagaagttGGATCTCACTTATGAGTCCCAGgggttgaactctggtcatcaggcatAGAGGTAAGTAAGCACATTTACCAATTAAGCCTTCTTGCTGGACCACACTCAGCATGTTCTTAGAGGTTTAACTTGTAGCTTTCAGCTTGCtttacaaacaaaaacaccctgggatttttttctttgccttggTATGTTTTATGCATGCCTGTATCTGAGGTTAGATTTAAACTGTTTCCTTATTTGGTTTTGTGTCCATGTTCTTATGATAttttcaagctggctttagaAATGTAAAAATACTGCATATGGCAACAGATATAAATACAAACTACATTTGCCACACATTAGAGAAATATGAATCTAGTAGATTGCATTGGAGTTCATATTACAGGAAATGACAGTGATGTAAAGTAAATGTTGTTCATGCTTTGTCCATTAGTTCTGAAAGAGAACACTTTAGgtgctggatagatggctcagtagttaagagtgcttgctgcttttccagaagacccaagtttggttcccagtgcccagaTCAGGTTACTTAGGGGAATGCTGAtgtgtagcaatttcctctgagataAAACATTTCATCTTGGATGGAAGGAAACTCATTAAGACCCAggatggccaggcggtggtggtgcatgccttaaccccaggatttgagaggcagagacagccagatctctgtgagttcaaggccagcctagtctacagagagagtcccaggacaggttccaaagctacagagaaaccctgtcttgaagaacaaacaaaccaaaaaagactcAGGATATTCTGAAAAGAGGTGAAGCATTTCATCTCACTGGGAAgctcattaaaacaaacaactctAAAGCCTCAGGAACATCCTGAAACAGACCAGATTCAATAGGCCCCTTGTTCTCAAAATTTTGTAAACAGTAAAGACTGCAGGAAGATACTCTTAGTTCAGCAGGGATGCCTTTTAGAGGCTCATGGGTGCCCAGAAAAGATACTGATGAGCTAGCTGCCTGTTCCATGTGTGGTGTGCTACAGGTTTCCAACTTTTCTGAGCCATCATCCGTATAGGGGTTGGGCTTTTGGTGATACTAAGGTCTTTCAGGCATTTTTGCTCAcacatattcctgtaagtaatccaATAAAACACATTGGCTTATCAAGTTAGACTTTGATGATATCCTTACTTCCATCTGTCAtcagttccctatctggggtgagtagacatttgttcatgtctcttcAGAATTGGTGTCACACAACAGATCCCACACTCTTTTCTGGCCACCAAAAGTGTGCACACAaccacacaaatttttaaaaaaatacaatttgcATGTTGACTTCCTTACTCAGGGCTATGAATCTTAGTTCCTATATGTTTTAAGTTGATTAGTTATATTTTGTTGTCATTCTTTTGTCATGCATTAGTTTGTGAATTTGTACACTTGATTCTTTGGTATTGCATTGGCTCTTAGTAGCTTTTCTCTGATGTTCCTTTAGCCTTGGGCATGAGGGAACTGATTAAAATGTTATGTTTAGGGCTGACATTCgcagtctttcttttcttttttcaagtcagggtttcactgtatatgtagctctagttgtcctggaatttactatgtagactaggctggcctcaaattcagagatccatctaccccTGCCTCCTCTTTGTTGGAATTAAtggtgtacaccaccatacctggcacatTCATAGTCTTGATAAGAGAGAATTCATCTCAATTTCATTGGGGTTTTAATCTCTTAGCATGCCAGAAATAGGTAAATAGTTAGAAAGTTACTAGGAATATACACAATACTATTTTGTTGTTATAAAGCATTGCATGGCAGCAATTCCCCCTTTATAGTTAAGCAGGTTGTTTCTATTCCAGTGGATGTCCCTAGGCTTCATAATTAGCTTCTATTGACAAATAGACATTTCTCATAACTATACAGGCTCCCTAGAGCTGGTGTCTACTCTGGTGGGTTTTAAATTACTAAAGATGCATTGTACAAAGAGTTGAGGCAAACATCACAACAGGTGTTCATTTATCATACAGTTCCGTACTGGCATGAGAATTGTGTGACACTGTGAGAGTTAGAATGAATAGTAAATGTGTATTTGTAAATAGTAAAAAGTAATGCTAGCCATGATGTATAAGGAATAGATTAAGAGCAAAGCATGAAATGAATGAATCAAGTCACTCTATTTCCAGTGTTTTTTCAACATTAATCACATAAATGTATGTGGATTATTTTAGGAGCCAGTAACCTTTGAGGATGTGGCTGTGAACTTCACGTTAGGAGAATGGGCTTTGTTGGATTCTTATCAAAAGGagctctacaaagatgtgatgaaGGAAACCTTTAGCAACCTGATCTCCATAGGTAAAAAATACAGCGTCATTCTTTCCCTTGTTCATTCAGAGAAATAACTGTTTCTTGCTCTTCTGTGTAGTTGCATAATTTGAAATATTGAAAGGAAAGATGTTGTTGAATATTGTGTGCTTTGTTACATTATATCACAGTGGTGCGTGGGCGGACTagaatgaaatgatttttaatgtaatattgaATAATAACTTTCCTTGGGTTTACCTTTCAGGGAAAGCCGAGGAAGAACATATTGGAGAGGATTACCAAAACATTAGGAGAAATCTGAGGTAATTtacactcaaaggaaaaaaaaatttactttaaatacTTGAGAGTAAAAGGAAATCTGAGTCCCAAGTAAATAATCCAAGTACAGCTAAATGTAAATTGATTCAATCTAAAACTTCATTGAACTTGAGCATTCAGAATTAAAGGATCCCAAGTCTGTAATGTAATCTTGCACTATATCATGTAACCTTAAACTATATGGGGCATTTTTCTaattcattatataaaaattttcCTTTGTGCACAAAAttatttagtatatttttatcatattgcCTTTAGACTTTGAATATAAGATGTATGTGAATAAAAGTATGTTTGTGATATATTGTAACCTACCTTCAATAACTGCATTAAAAATACTCTGCTGTCCCAGTTCCATGAAGCTTGATCCACACGATTTTTCATAAGGAATATTCAACTTTGGTAACTTGAGATACTTAAAGAACAAAGCATGATAAAGCCTGAACAAATGACTGTGTCTACAGTGTTTTCTCACCATTCTTTTTGTGATTATGTGTATTAGAGAAACTAAGAAGATTGTTACTCTCAGGGCTGTGGCTCAATGATCAGTCCTGTTAGGTTCCTAAGTTCTTGTGGCAATagtaaacattctttttttcccataGGATGAGGTCTTTCTCTGTGGCTTATGTTGGCTTCGAACTTGCTGTCCTTTGCCCTTGCCTTCTAAATACTGCAGTAACAAGTGTGCACCACAGTAGCCAGCCTCTAATACTGTTCTCGGCTAGCCATAAAACTACAgtaatattcttttcattttttgcagCACTCATATGGTTCAAGGATTCTATGAATTTGAATGTGGTATTCAGTATGGAGAAACCCACCAACAGATTCAAGAGCATATTGTTAATGAGTGCACGCCTCCTGGAATAATAGTATGTGAAAACAATGTGTGTGAAAATGATGTCATTGGTCTTTCACAGTCAGATGTGCACCTCAGAGGTCCAACTGTAGAGAAACCATATGCATATCAGGAACATGTAGAAAAGCTTTTGAAACATAAGAAATGTTGGAAAGATTTTACACATTCTGAGTCCTTTCTTACCTATGAGAATCCTTCCAGACAGAAACCCTATGAAAATAAGCTATCTAATGAGCACTGTAGGAGTCTCACTTCTGATCAAGATTATGAGACAAGTCATAGTCTCCGTGAATATAAGCAGCAGTTGGAAACAGCTCTCATGACATGTAGTTATGTTCAGTCATATGAAAAACTCCAAACTGGAGAAAAACCATTTGTATGTAAGCAGTGTGGAGAAGCCTTCATTAATTCCAGTCACCTTATCAAACATCATAAAATTCATACTAGAGAGAAAACTTTTGCATGTAAATATTGTGGAAAAGCTTTCATCCATCCAAGGGCCTGCTATAATCATGAACGAACTCACACTGGAGACAGACCTTATGTGTGTAAACAATGTGGGAAAGCATGTATTCATTCTTACCACCTTCTCCAACATGAAAGAAGTCACAGCCGAGAAAAACTTTATGCATGTAAGCAGTGTGGGAAAGTATTTGGACGTTCTTCATACCTTCGTAAacatgaaagaattcacactggCGAGAAACCCTATTTATGTAAGCATTGTGGAAAAGCCTTCAGTGATCCCACAACCCGTAACAATCATGAAAgaactcacactggagagaaacactACATTTGTAAACAGTGTGGAAAAGCCTTCATTCGTTCCTCTCAGCTTCTGATCcatgaaagaattcacactggagagaaaccttactcATGTAAACATTGTGGGAAAGCTTTCACCTATTCCAGTGCCTGTTAcattcatgaaagaattcacactggagagaaaccttatgttTGTAAGCAGTGTGGGAAAGCATTTACATGTTCCACATACCTTCAcaaacatgaaagaattcatactggagagaaaccttattcatgtaagcaatgtgggaaagcctttatCCAACATAGGGCTTGTTACAATCATGAAAGaatccacactggagagaaaccatatgtatgtgtgcaatgTGGGCATGCATTCACTTTTTCAAAATCccttcaaatacatgaaagaaaccatactggagagaaaccatatgtaTGTAAGCAATGTGGGAAAGCATTCACATGTTCTACATATCTTCACCAACATGAAAGAACTCACAATGAAAAGAAATCCAGTGGATAGAACTTATACGAATGTAAATCATATGAGAGTCTTTGTAGCCAGCTTGCTGTTATAGCAAGGAATGAAAGAAGTATGGAGAGAAACCAAGAGAATATGAAATCAGCAGTTGTGTAATTTTTACTTACATATGCAAGTGTACACAGGATAAAACCTGTTGTTGTACTAGgcttggtgcatgccttttattcccacaaaagaaaattttacgTTTCAAGTAAGTCATTACTTTCTTATGTAGTTGATTATTGTATAAGCAAGAAATGTGAAGAGCTGGAACAATTTTTTGTAGAATATTACTGAAAACCTGAAATAcactaaaaattttaataaatattttaatttttgttccaTTCTTATGCATATACAAGACctcttgacttaaaaaaaaaaaaacttttgaagtATGGTTTGGCAAGTAAAATGACATTATTTTCCTGCCTGTTTTCCTCGATGGCTGGAAAGCTGGGGCAGGATAAGAACTTTAGCCCACAGTTGAAAACTTGCAGGACACTTTGCAAGGAAACAATAGCAACTGTATAAAGAAACTACTTGAATTTTGGTGATAAAAGTCCGTTTGGTAAATCAATTGAATTTTAATTCAATGGCTGTTTTTAAATCAAGTAATATAGTCTCCTTTGCGAGAAAGCTGTATTGGATTTGTTAAATTCAGATGCATTTTTAATAGTCCAGTATGCTTAATTTTAAGGTACATTTTGAGTAATAGTGTTTCATGTGAAGTTGAAAATGTATATCTGTTGTTAgtgttttctgtctgtcatttTATGGCATGTTCTTTtttatactattattattaattgctTGGCAGTTCCCTTACATTTAGATGCATACTTAGATTTTCTCAGAGTAACATTCTTACatagattttatattttgtagtttattttcttccaaaaagttttttgttttatttatttatttatatgtgtgatgCTCAGTGGACAACATTGAAGATTTCCTTCCCTGCCATGCTTCCTCAGCAAGCACGTTTACTCATTTGAGTCTCATCACTGGCCCCAAGTGTAATTTTTGAactgtcattgttttcttttgtttgttgacacattgtttctctgcatagctttgtctttccaggaactcactatggaaaccaggctggccacaaactcacagagatctgcctgcctctgcctcccaaatgctaggattaaagatgtatgtgccaccatacctggctgacTTTTGTACATTTTTTCCAGTAAATATATTAAAGCATGTTATCTTTCCCATTTACTCAGAAGGCATCTTCATATTCAGCatagtttaaaattatatatgttttttgtttgttttgttttgtttttggctttttgagacagggtttctctgtataacagccctgtctatcttggaactcactttgtagaccaggctggccttgaattcatgaaaATCTGCCACACCCAGGTTAAAATTGTGTATCTTCGTAAGTTAAAATCCATTGTGTATTCATCAGTTTGAAACTGGTTTTTAACATGTAAAATTTATCTTATGCTTACATTGTTCAACTTTTATTATAAGTTTTTCTTTGCTCGTCAAAACAAGAAGTGTACTAGGCTGctgtaagttgttctctggccaAAAATGAGCAAGATCATACCATTTATctcaataaaatgtaatgaattcTAGTGaatcttttcaattaaaattaatgacAGTGTTATTCCTCATTAGATGCAATTTCTAACCTGcttgatatttgttttaaatggatTGAATATACTTTAATATAGTTTGGAGTTTTAACTATTTGTTAAAAGTGCTTTGTGGTTGAATATAGTTCTATCTTTTGTGATTGTAACAATGGTCTCACCTGGAAGGTTGTGATATAGTGAAAGGAAGTAGTAATTCATAGTACAagttaatcttatttttaaaagggtggcaattttgttcattttcatgaTTCAGATTATCTTTGAATTTTCAGGCAGATTTCCAGAATGTTACTATTCTTAATATATCCTAGTTACTGAGGAGAATTTCCTACTTTTGCAAATGTCACTTTTCTAGGCTTTGCTTTGCCCTGTTTCACTTGTTATATACTAAGTATTTCATTACAATATATTGAACTCTGTTTTCCACTAATACCAGTGCTTCTTTGAGTCCATAGATTGCATCCTTTTCAATAATGACAAGTGGGGGAAAAATGAAGATTTGTAATTAATACATCCAAACTGGTGAACATTAACCCTTAGCCTACACTGTTACATTTTCATAGTTACTTAGTGTAAAGTTCGTTAAAATCATCAAACCATATGTATTTCATTTGAGTGTAATGGGCTATGGAGTGCTTGCtaattttgtgtatttgtatacatGATCATCACAGTGCATCACTACTGCTGCCCCTAATCATGATACCAGGAAATATAATTCAGCATATTTGCTACCAGCATGAGATTAGGCTTTAAAAGTGTATGccatttctctttgctcttttgctTTCCCCTTgtcatgttatttaaaaaaaaaacaaaaaaaaaacaaaaaaaaaaaactcatgccATAAGTGAGTTATCTTTCTTACGTCAATGCAAATACATAAGTCCATTCAGTCAGGTGTCTTAGAATCTCCTAATCTCCTTTATGATTATAAAACTAgaagtatgtgtatatgagttttGCCAGTAGATGCCTAGTAATGGACACAGACAGTACTATTGCTTCAAACAAGTTTGTGATTCTCTGAAAATATGTATTAGACTGtacttttcaaatatattcacATGTCTGCATGGTAGATTAGGAACTTTCAGAATTAAGCATGCAATATGGAGGTACCTTGGTTTTCTACACTGTTATGGAAAAACTTATTGTTGCAATGCCTGGTGTTGATAATTTGAAAAAGCTGAAGTGATATGCAAATATTGAACAAGTTGTTATGAGATGGAACTAGAGCTAGGGTTAGAATTTAGTTTTAGAACATTTGTCCAACATTTTTACTTTGGCTTTGATCCTCACCACTGCCAGAacaagaagagaaagcaaagatCAAAATAAAGGTTGTTAATGAAGTTAAACTTTGTAAATATGATTTACTCAGAGCAAacttatatttcatttgttttatcagATAACTTTCATTTTGGataatgcattttttatttttcatttattttttatttttataaattaatttttttctttattattatgtgttttaattttatacatcagccatgggtacccctgtcctccccctcccacccccatccccaccttctccccagttcCACCCCGCCATTCCCATGACCTCCAGGagcaagacacccctggggattcatttaaacctggtggattcagtacaggcaggtcctgtcttctccttccagactgagcaaagtgtccctgtgtaagcccaaggttccaaacagccagctcatgcactaaggacaggtcccagtcccactgcctgggtgcctcccaagcagatcaagctattcaattgtctcacttatccagaaggcctgatccagctgggggctccacagcctttggttcataattcatgtgcttcattcatttggctatttgtccctgtgctttttccaatcttggtctcaacaattcacgctcttacagtccctcctctttctctacagttggacacctggagctccacctggggcctggctgaggatctggataatgcattttttaaaagtagttggGTACATTGCCtcatcatttcatttctgttggtCTCTAAATTTTCTAGGCTTTTGGGAGACTCTTTATGTATAATAAACTGGATGAAAGAATTACATAAAACAGTATGTCTGTAAATGTTGAATTCCACATTAGAAagtaattttagtttttgagagtTGGTATCAGGAGGAAGTAACTTTCATACATTGCTGACTAGTTGGAGCTCTTTGCTTagaattctatttattttatcagTTCTTTTGTTTTAGGTGTTCTTTGAATTCTTGGTATTTATTTGTCCATTTCATTTCCTTGTGTGCGTGTGAGAGAGAGTTCATGGGCACCACATCTATGGAGGAGcgagcccacagaagccagaagaggtcatgagattccctggaacttgagCCACAGGTGGTATGAGTTACCatgtgtgctgagaattgaacctgagtcctctgcaagagccataaGTGCTCCTAACccttgagctgtctctccagcccaataattAGTTGTTGCATATGAATTTAATTGCTTGCGTACATATTAGTCCACTGTTGGCTATACATATGGATCCTCTATCAACAAAGATTTTCTTCTACTCTGTGGGCTTGTCactaaattgtttcttttcttgtactgtaactttttaatgaaattgtgtattttaatacttgcctttatttcctgagttgttggggtgtgtgtttgtgtgtatgcacacaagatttaacagaaaacaaataggtTACTTTCCACATTTTCCAGGTTGTGACAGATTTGTCAAGCTCGCCTGGAGTACAGTTCTGAGCTGAATTACTGGACCACATGCAAATGCAGTCATCCACACCAAAAGGAAGTGGAGACAAACTGGACTCTCCCTAGGCCCCCCAGCACCCAGACCAGGAGAGACTATTTGGTGGCTCTGCTCTGAGTCTTTTAAAGAATGTATTTCCTGTGCCTACCTTGAagtgtttccttctgtttcttgtaAGAGTTTTGGAGTTTGGGGTCGTATATTAATTTTAGAAAGCAAGATAAGAGTTTCTATCTTCTAAGTGTAGATGTGCAGTTAAGCAAGTGCCAGTTTGTAGAATAGGAATAGGAATCTTTTTCTCTATTATATATTTGTGGTATCTGTCGAAATCAGGTTGCTGCGGTCATGTGGATTTACATCCAGGTCCTCTGTTCTGTTCCATTGCTTTGCATATGTACATTTGTTCCAGTATGCTGCTGTTTGCTCaaagtttctttaattttatgtggCCTTGATTTCATAtaactttcagatttttttctattactgtgaagaatgTGATTAGAATTTTGATACAGATGCATGGAATTTGTAGATTTCTTAGAGACACATTTTCACAACACTTAACTCTGTCAACTCATAAGCATGAGAGGTCTTCCAGCTTGTAGTGTTGATTTAACACTTGCCTTCAACCTTTAAATTTTTCAGCTTTACTTCCTTGTATAGGTTTATTTCAGCACGGTTTTGTAGTTGAAgatgataattttttaatgtgtctcAGTGTGGGCTTATGTACAGAAGTGAAGGTTTCAATTGAGGTCAGAGGGGTCAGAGAGCCTTGAGCTGTAGTTAAAGATAGTTGTTTCCCatctggcagaggcaggtggatctctgagtttgagaactTGTGTCCATTGCAAGAGTAACAAATGCTCTTACCCATCTCTCTACACCCTCATGTGTCTGTGCTGAATGtgattgttttcctgatttcttttacaGAATTTTTGCTGTTGTGACAGGAAAGCCTCTGATTTTTGCATGCCTGgcctacatatcaagttctaagccagccagg
The nucleotide sequence above comes from Onychomys torridus chromosome 21, mOncTor1.1, whole genome shotgun sequence. Encoded proteins:
- the LOC118571469 gene encoding LOW QUALITY PROTEIN: zinc finger protein 670-like (The sequence of the model RefSeq protein was modified relative to this genomic sequence to represent the inferred CDS: deleted 1 base in 1 codon) — translated: MAGGTSASKSTRRVPRHSLNGHFVRPREIFTPTKRGIHLIAAVGWNAVGWNVGSSLLKIPLAGTTGAQCEPQRHGGVVNVVTHTRAGLPKSWTTVEEGSMSKDCEPVTFEDVAVNFTLGEWALLDSYQKELYKDVMKETFSNLISIGKAEEEHIGEDYQNIRRNLSTHMVQGFYEFECGIQYGETHQQIQEHIVNECTPPGIIVCENNVCENDVIGLSQSDVHLRGPTVEKPYAYQEHVEKLLKHKKCWKDFTHSESFLTYENPSRQKPYENKLSNEHCRSLTSDQDYETSHSLREYKQQLETALMTCSYVQSYEKLQTGEKPFVCKQCGEAFINSSHLIKHHKIHTREKTFACKYCGKAFIHPRACYNHERTHTGDRPYVCKQCGKACIHSYHLLQHERSHSREKLYACKQCGKVFGRSSYLRKHERIHTGEKPYLCKHCGKAFSDPTTRNNHERTHTGEKHYICKQCGKAFIRSSQLLIHERIHTGEKPYSCKHCGKAFTYPVPVTFMKEFTLERNLMFVSSVGKHLHVPHTFTNMKEFILERNLIHVSNVGKPLSNIGLVTIMKESTLERNHMYVCNVGMHSLFQNPFKYMKETILERNHMYVSNVGKHSHVLHIFTNMKELTMKRNPVDRTYTNVNHMRVFVASLLL